One segment of Ipomoea triloba cultivar NCNSP0323 chromosome 12, ASM357664v1 DNA contains the following:
- the LOC115998250 gene encoding probable serine/threonine protein kinase IRE isoform X2 — protein MSSDHNAEAGRTLNRNAVNDSPLSSDHNDPPSIAKHIRDIPPIPYPPVEADDGGGRGDPLMMEGRVLGLNQIRTRNTTPPCRLSNAISMPIDYGDGVYSQSGLLSTADQSAENFPEQGKRVLWNQANSLNVLSRTCSGSEDYHAAFVKEMKSPRYQAILRVTNGRKKRGQDIRSFSHELNSKGGRPIPSWRSRAFGRVEEIMAIIHSKFDKLKEEVNSDLSIFTGDIAGIIDKTSESHLQWRKNLEDLLVIARECAKMSPSDFWLKCEKIVQNLDDRRQELPMGTVKQAHTRLLFILTRCTRLVQFQKESGFEEHILASHKLCDLAHAERIVCPIGQDLNHSLSGKERRRNKKSQGHDHISSTINQFHTKENLSVEVHISPTINQFHTKENLRVEVTEESTVKNVASPSGSCRMSSWKKHPCASERKGEVHDSVDTSSFIKSDLLQHKEATDKTYLDTPLCHPEVSEETSNERRVTWGDWDQHSISYEDSFICRICEVEIPTIFVEQHSRICTVADRCDLKGLTVNERLQRVAETLEKILESWTPKSIDNELGSPELVRLSTLTLPKELDELSPKQNGLSCQCSEDMLNCIHECDTISVTDLNSLSELPRKDSSAGTSTPRSPLLTPRTNQMKLLFSGLKMISEYESYQQINKLLQIARSVATINNNDSSLEYLLDRLDDLKYAIQDRKVDALVVETIGRRIEKLLQEKYVLLYGHIEDEKSDATNNAADEESSTDEDTVRSLRASPMNQCSKDRTSIEDFEIIKPISRGAFGRVFLAKKRATGDLFAIKVLRKADMIRKNAVESILAERDILISVRNPFVVRFFYSFTCRENLYLVMEYLNGGDIFSLLRNLGCFEEDMARVYIAEVLTDFGLSKAGLINSTDYLSHPSSSTFLEDDKPKLQSSLKREQRQKNSVVGTPDYLAPEILLGMEHGATADWWSVGIIMFELLVGIPPFNAEQPQQIFNNIMNRDIPWPKVPEEMSFEAYDLINKLLSESPVKRLGACGAGEVKQHTFFKNINWDTLARRKAAFIPAAEPHDTSYFMSRYIWNPEDEDFNVCSEFDETSEAGSISCSSSSYSNYQDDEGEEFGYFAEFGAISPNLKYTFSNFSFKNLSQLASINYDMVVKGAKESAEAAKKPPNPFHELE, from the exons ATGTCGAGTGATCACAATGCCGAGGCGGGCAGGACCTTGAATCGCAACGCCGTTAATGATTCGCCGCTATCCTCCGACCATAATGATCCCCCTTCCATCGCGAAGCACATCCGCGACATTCCTCCAATCCCCTACCCTCCGGTGGAGGCGGACGACGGTGGTGGGAGAGGAGATCCGTTGATGATGGAGGGTAGGGTTCTCGGTCTGAATCAAATTAGGACTCGCAACACTACGCCGCCATGTAGGCTTTCGAATGCCATTTCCATGCCTATTGATTATGGAGACGGAGTCTATTCGCAGTCTGGTTTGTTATCCACTGCTGATCAATCTGCTGAAAATTTTCCTGAACAAg GCAAAAGGGTCCTATGGAATCAGGCTAATTCTTTAAATGTCCTATCACGCACTTGTTCGGGCTCGGAG GATTATCATGCAGCTTTTGTTAAGGAAATGAAATCTCCACGGTATCAAGCTATACTACGCGTCACAAATGGTCGCAAGAAAAGAGGACAAGATATTAGAAGTTTCTCTCATGAGCTCAATTCCAAAGGAGGCCGACCTATTCCATCCTGGAGATCTCGTGCTTTTGGACGAGTGGAG GAGATTATGGCCATCATTcattcaaaatttgataaattaaaggAAGAGGTAAACTCTGACTTGAGCATTTTTACTGGAGATATAGCTGGTATTATTGACAAGACCTCCGAATCCCATCTCCAATGGAGGAAAAATTTGGAAGATTTGTTGGTTATAGCTAGGGAATGTGCTAAAATGTCACCTAGTGACTTCTGGTTGAAGTGTGAGAAAATAGTTCAGAATCTAGATGACCGCAGGCAAGAGTTACCAATGGGCACCGTTAAACAAGCCCACACCCGCCTCTTATTCATACTCACTCGATGCACTCGGCTTGTGCAGTTCCAAAAAGAGAGTGGTTTTGAAGAACACATTCTGGCATCTCACAAACTCTGTGATCTTGCCCATGCAGAACGAATTGTTTGCCCTATTGGCCAAGACTTGAATCATTCACTGAGTGGGAAGGAAAGGAGAAGAAATAAGAAATCTCAGGGGCATGACCATATCAGTTCGACAATCAATCAATTCCATACTAAGGAAAATTTAAGTGTAGAGGTCCATATCAGTCCAACAATCAATCAATTCCATACTAAGGAAAATTTAAGAGTAGAGGTTACAGAGGAAAGCACTGTAAAGAATGTTGCTTCACCTTCAGGAAGTTGTAGAATGTCCTCTTGGAAGAAGCATCCTTGTGCATCTGAAAGAAAAGGTGAAGTCCATGACTCTGTTGACACCTCATCTTTTATTAAATCTGACCTCTTGCAACATAAAGAAGCAACTGACAAGACTTATCTGGATACTCCACTTTGCCACCCTGAAGTTTCAGAGGAAACCTCAAATGAAAGGAGAGTAACCTGGGGAGACTGGGATCAACATAGTATCTCTTATGAGGATTCATTTATCTGCCGCATATGTGAAGTTGAAATCCCTACTATATTTGTAGAACAACACTCAAGAATTTGTACAGTTGCTGATAGATGTGATTTAAAAGGTTTGACAGTAAATGAACGACTCCAAAGAGTTGCAGAAACTCTTGAGAAGATACTTGAATCATGGACACCGAAAAGCATTGACAATGAGTTGGGAAGTCCTGAGTTAGTAAGACTGTCCACTTTGACTTTGCCCAAAGAGTTGGATGAATTGTCACCAAAGCAGAATGGTCTGTCTTGTCAGTGCTCTGAAGACATGCTAAATTGCATCCATGAGTGCGACACTATTTCTGTTACAGATCTCAACAGTCTGTCTGAACTGCCTAGGAAGGATTCATCAGCTGGTACCTCAACACCTCGATCACCATTGCTGACACCAAGAACAAACCAGATGAAATTGCTGTTCAGTGGGCTCAAGATGATATCTGAATATGAAAGTTATCAACAG ATAAATAAGCTACTGCAAATTGCTCGATCTGTTGCTACCATAAACAACAATGATAGTTCTTTGGAATATTTGCTTGACCGTCTAGATGACCTAAAGTATGCCATTCAAGACAGAAAAGTCGATGCCCTTGTTGTGGAGACAATTGGAAGACGCATCGAAAAATTATTGCA AGAGAAATACGTTCTACTTTATGGACATATTGAAGATGAAAAATCAGATGCAACAAATAATGCAGCTGATGAGGAAAGTTCAACGGATGAGGATACGGTACGCAGTTTGCGTGCAAGTCCTATGAACCAATGCTCTAAGGATCGAACATCTATTGAAGATTTTGAGATAATAAAGCCAATCAGCAGGGGTGCTTTTGGGCGAGTATTCTTGGCTAAAAAACGGGCCACTGGTGATTTATTTGCAATAAAG GTTTTGAGAAAAGCTGACATGATACGCAAAAATGCTGTGGAGAGTATATTGGCCGAACGTGATATCTTAATATCAGTTCGCAATCCATTTGTG GTCCGGTTTTTCTACTCTTTCACATGCAGGGAAAATCTTTATCTTGTCATGGAATACCTAAATGGTGGAGATATTTTCTCTTTGCTGAGAAATCTTGGCTGCTTTGAAGAAGATATGGCTCGCGTATATATTGCTGAAGTT TTGACAGATTTTGGACTCTCCAAGGCAGGTCTTATCAATAGCACTGATTACTTGTCACACCCATCAAGTTCCACATTTCTTGAGGATGATAAACCAAAACTGCAATCATCACTTAAAAGAGAACAGAGGCAAAAGAATTCAGTTGTTGGAACCCCAGATTATTTGGCACCTGAGATACTCCTTGGTATGGAACATG GTGCAACAGCTGACTGGTGGTCTGTTGGTATAATTATGTTTGAGCTCCTTGTTGGTATTCCACCTTTCAATGCAGAACAGCCTCAG CAAATTTTTAACAATATCATGAATAGAGACATACCTTGGCCTAAGGTACCAGAGGAAATGAGCTTTGAAGCATATGATTTGATTAACAA GTTGTTGTCTGAAAGCCCTGTAAAAAGATTAGGTGCATGTGGGGCCGGAGAG GTAAAACAACATACATTTTTTAAGAACATCAACTGGGACACATTGGCAAGGCGAAAG GCTGCATTCATACCAGCTGCTGAACCACATGATACTAGTTATTTTATGAGCCGTTACATTTGGAATCCAGAAGATGAAGATTTTAATGTCTGTAGCGAGTTTGATGAGACAAGTGAGGCAGGGAGTATTTCATGCAGCAGCAGTTCTTATAGCAATTATCAGGATGATGAG GGGGAGGAATTTGGATATTTTGCAGAGTTTGGTGCTATATCCCCTAACTTGAAATATACTTTCAGTAATTTTTCATTCAAG AACTTGTCACAACTGGCTTCGATCAACTATGATATGGTTGTAAAGGGTGCTAAAGAATCAGCTGAAGCTGCCAAGAAGCCACCCAATCCATTCCATGAACTTGAATGA
- the LOC115999593 gene encoding receptor-like protein EIX2 — MKHCAYTLHTMRHTTFNIMLPFVFLLLICKFEYCYSNNVACFERERDALLRFKESLIDKSNRLSSWTGLDCCKWEGISCSLTTGHVLKLDLHNTIADDHFQNGYYSGLPANYSNSCLGGEINLSLVNLAHLNYLDLSLNNFSGIQVPKFLGSFKNLRYLNLGSSNFVGNIPTNLGNLSSLEHLNLGTSLGYPISNYLTSDNLNWLANLSSLKSLDMPGISICCDENWLSTINNLMSLSSLNLKNCGLNTTNPPSHVNSTSLTSLDLSGNSLDSTIFPWLSNLTRLEHLNLFGNQFIGRQILLCKLHNLVSLDLGANHFNGLIPDCLGNLTSLTSLSLRGNSFTGSIPNNLSHLCSLQFLDVSENKLTGSIRVPSNCPFYRLKDLILHDNNFKGELPDWLYKNKNLETLSLYSNSFSGPIVDSIGNLSMLNGLFIGGNKFTGSVPSSIGKLSNLNPIFQNLVSSAN; from the exons ATGAAACATTGTGCTTACACTCTACACACCATGAGACACACCACTTTCAATATTATGCTAccatttgtttttcttctcttgATTTGCAAATTTGAGTATTGTTACTCAAATAATGTTGCCTGCTTTGAAAGAGAACGAGATGCTCTTCTCCGGTTCAAGGAAAGCCTAATCGATAAATCAAATCGTCTTTCCTCATGGACTGGTCTTGACTGCTGTAAATGGGAGGGAATTTCTTGCAGTTTGACAACTGGCCATGTCCTGAAGCTTGATTTACACAATACGATTGCAGATGATCATTTTCAGAATGGGTATTATAGTGGTTTGCCAGCGAACTATAGCAATAGTTGCTTGGGAGGTGAGATCAATCTTTCACTTGTCAATTTAGCACATTTGAATTACCTTGATTTGAGCTTGAACAACTTTTCTGGAATTCAAGTTCCAAAATTCTTAGGATCCTTCAAAAACTTGAGGTATCTTAACCTTGGAAGCTCTAATTTTGTGGGAAACATTCCCACCAACCTCGGAAATCTTTCAAGTTTAGAGCATCTCAATCTAGGGACATCACTTGGGTATCCTATTTCTAATTATTTGACTTCAGATAACTTGAACTGGTTGGCTAACCTTTCTTCTCTAAAAAGTCTTGACATGCCCGGGATTTCCATTTGTTGTGATGAAAATTGGTTGAGCACAATCAACAACCTCATGTCTTTATCTtctttaaacttaaaaaattgtGGCCTTAACACAACCAATCCTCCTTCCCATGTTAACTCCACTTCCCTCACTTCCCTTGATCTCAGTGGAAATAGTTTGGATTCCACAATATTTCCATGGTTGTCGAATCTCACAAGACTTGAGCATCTCAATTTATTTGGCAACCAATTTATAGGCAGACAAATTCTTTTGTGCAAGTTGCACAATTTGGTGTCATTAGATCTCGGTGCGAACCATTTTAATGGTTTAATTCCCGATTGTCTTGGAAACTTGACTTCTTTAACTTCTCTCAGTTTAAGAGGGAATAGCTTTACAGGTTCAATTCCGAATAACTTAAGTCATCTTTGTAGCTTGCAATTCCTTGATGTCTCTGAAAATAAGTTGACAGGTTCCATTCGAGTTCCATCTAACTGCCCCTTCTATAGATTGAAAGATTTGATCTTACATGATAACAATTTCAAAGGTGAACTTCCTGATTGGTTGTACAAGAATAAAAATCTGGAAACTCTTTCTCTCTATTCAAATTCCTTCTCTGGTCCAATAGTAGATTCAATTGGGAACTTGTCAATGTTAAATGGGTTGTTTATTGGTGGAAATAAGTTTACTGGTAGCGTGCCTTCAAGTATTGGAAAACTTTCAAACCTT AATCCCATTTTTCAAAACTTAGTAAGCTCAGCCAATTGA
- the LOC115998251 gene encoding 21 kDa protein-like, with protein sequence MVSLRHSHSAPIITILFTLLPFFSTARIHQSNYPHTDIKNEEFIKTSCGVTLYPKLCYDSLSPYANSVSTAAQLADAALDVSLRAARSASETVAKLSRERGGLGAREARAVVDCVENMEDSVDELERCAGEMKDLGGQRMEEKMGNVMTWVSAALTDEGTCMDGFQESGKIVKGRIRKCIVHVAQLTSNALALIKNLSSSFP encoded by the coding sequence ATGGTATCACTTCGCCATTCCCATTCTGCACCCATTATCACCATTCTCTTCACATTACTGCCATTCTTCTCAACCGCAAGAATTCATCAATCCAATTACCCACACACAGACATTAAGAACGAGGAATTCATCAAAACATCATGCGGAGTAACGTTGTACCCAAAGCTATGCTACGACTCTCTCTCCCCCTACGCCAACTCAGTCTCCACCGCAGCCCAGCTGGCGGACGCGGCCCTGGACGTGAGCCTGAGAGCGGCGCGGTCGGCGTCGGAGACGGTGGCGAAGCTGTCGAGAGAGCGCGGCGGTTTGGGGGCGCGTGAGGCGCGTGCGGTGGTGGATTGCGTGGAGAACATGGAGGACTCGGTGGACGAGCTGGAGAGATGCGCGGGGGAGATGAAGGATTTAGGGGGTCAGAGAATGGAGGAGAAAATGGGGAATGTGATGACTTGGGTCAGCGCTGCGTTGACTGATGAAGGGACTTGCATGGATGGGTTTCAAGAGAGTGGGAAAATTGTTAAGGGGAGAATTAGGAAGTGTATTGTGCATGTTGCTCAGTTAACCAGCAATGCCTTGGCACTTATCAAGAATCTTTCATCTTCTTTTCCTTGA
- the LOC115999590 gene encoding receptor-like protein EIX1 — protein MISDGSDYLGYGIFDGREYDDEIYEDIKGLTLQYNKTIPFLISIDLSGNHLIGMVPVELTRLHAIKNLNLSGNHLSGVIPKSIGDLRNIESLDLSRNALSGPIPPSLSSLSFISYLNLSFNNLYGRIPTGNQLQTLNDPSIYIGNEGLCGAPLLKNCSGDVPSFVSQPTETGSNDDHEFFMWFYAGLGPDFFVGFIGVLSILLFKTSWRHASFKFLGMAYNKILCQC, from the exons ATGATTTCTGATGGATCAGATTACCTTGGTTATGGTATTTTTGATGGAAGGGAATATGATGATGAAATTTATGAGGATATAAAAGGATTAACATTGCAGTATAATAAGACCATTCCTTTTTTGATATCTATAGACCTTTCTGGGAATCACTTAATTGGAATGGTCCCTGTGGAGTTAACAAGGTTGCATGCCATAAAGAATTTGAATCTTTCTGGAAATCATCTAAGTGGGGTTATTCCTAAGAGTATTGGTGACTTAAGAAATATTGAGTCTCTTGATTTATCAAGGAATGCATTATCTGGTCCCATTCCTCCAAGTTTATCATCTCTAAGCTTTATAAGTTACTTGAACTTGTCATTCAACAATTTATATGGAAGAATACCAACAGGAAATCAACTTCAGACCTTGAATGATCCATCTATTTACATTGGCAATGAAGGCCTTTGTGGTGCCCCGCTTCTAAAGAATTGTTCAGGTGATGTACCATCTTTTGTTAGTCAACCTACAGAAACTGGTAGTAATGATGATCATGAGTTTTTCATGTGGTTCTATGCTGGTTTGGGACCTGATTTTTTTGTTGGATTTATTGGAGTGTTAAGCATTTTATTGTTCAAGACATCTTGGCGTCATGCGTCCTTCAAATTCTTGGGAATGGCttacaacaaaatattat GTCAGTGTTGA
- the LOC115999592 gene encoding receptor-like protein EIX2: MSNASISDVIPDWFGDVFWNCDDIDLSNNHIRGELLTKFRFEGYKKALTWYLHLSENYLTSEIPKWLCSLTDLRLLDLSTNKFSGEIPPCLGELKNLKVVNLANNHLYAHIPNLFGSLYYLRSLSLRNNGLRGKLPSSLQNLRSLVLLDLSENELGDVIPSWMGEKLTSMRFLVLDANNFYGDIPLQLCQLPNL, from the coding sequence ATGTCTAATGCAAGTATCTCAGATGTTATCCCAGATTGGTTTGGGGATGTGTTTTGGAATTGCGATGATATAGATCTTTCTAATAATCATATAAGAGGAGAGCTTCTCACAAAATTTCGTTTTGAAGGTTACAAGAAAGCGTTGACTTGGTATCTTCATCTTTCAGAAAATTATTTGACTAGTGAAATACCAAAGTGGTTATGTAGCTTAACAGATTTAAGGCTCTTGGATCTTTCTACAAATAAGTTTTCTGGAGAGATACCACCATGTTTAGGAGAactaaaaaatttgaaagttgttAATTTGGCAAACAATCATCTATATGCCCACATTCCAAATTTGTTTGGATCTCTATATTACTTGCGTTCTCTAAGCTTGCGAAACAATGGACTTCGAGGCAAACTCCCTTCAAGTTTGCAGAACTTAAGAAGTTTGGTATTGTTGGATTTAAGTGAGAATGAATTAGGGGATGTTATTCCCTCATGGATGGGAGAAAAGCTAACAAGTATGAGATTTCTTGTATTGGATGCAAATAATTTCTATGGGGATATTCCGCTGCAACTTTGTCAACTACCTAAtctttaa
- the LOC115998250 gene encoding probable serine/threonine protein kinase IRE isoform X1 has translation MSSDHNAEAGRTLNRNAVNDSPLSSDHNDPPSIAKHIRDIPPIPYPPVEADDGGGRGDPLMMEGRVLGLNQIRTRNTTPPCRLSNAISMPIDYGDGVYSQSGLLSTADQSAENFPEQGKRVLWNQANSLNVLSRTCSGSEDYHAAFVKEMKSPRYQAILRVTNGRKKRGQDIRSFSHELNSKGGRPIPSWRSRAFGRVEEIMAIIHSKFDKLKEEVNSDLSIFTGDIAGIIDKTSESHLQWRKNLEDLLVIARECAKMSPSDFWLKCEKIVQNLDDRRQELPMGTVKQAHTRLLFILTRCTRLVQFQKESGFEEHILASHKLCDLAHAERIVCPIGQDLNHSLSGKERRRNKKSQGHDHISSTINQFHTKENLSVEVHISPTINQFHTKENLRVEVTEESTVKNVASPSGSCRMSSWKKHPCASERKGEVHDSVDTSSFIKSDLLQHKEATDKTYLDTPLCHPEVSEETSNERRVTWGDWDQHSISYEDSFICRICEVEIPTIFVEQHSRICTVADRCDLKGLTVNERLQRVAETLEKILESWTPKSIDNELGSPELVRLSTLTLPKELDELSPKQNGLSCQCSEDMLNCIHECDTISVTDLNSLSELPRKDSSAGTSTPRSPLLTPRTNQMKLLFSGLKMISEYESYQQINKLLQIARSVATINNNDSSLEYLLDRLDDLKYAIQDRKVDALVVETIGRRIEKLLQEKYVLLYGHIEDEKSDATNNAADEESSTDEDTVRSLRASPMNQCSKDRTSIEDFEIIKPISRGAFGRVFLAKKRATGDLFAIKVLRKADMIRKNAVESILAERDILISVRNPFVVRFFYSFTCRENLYLVMEYLNGGDIFSLLRNLGCFEEDMARVYIAEVILALEYLHSLNIIHRDLKPDNLLIGPEGHIKLTDFGLSKAGLINSTDYLSHPSSSTFLEDDKPKLQSSLKREQRQKNSVVGTPDYLAPEILLGMEHGATADWWSVGIIMFELLVGIPPFNAEQPQQIFNNIMNRDIPWPKVPEEMSFEAYDLINKLLSESPVKRLGACGAGEVKQHTFFKNINWDTLARRKAAFIPAAEPHDTSYFMSRYIWNPEDEDFNVCSEFDETSEAGSISCSSSSYSNYQDDEGEEFGYFAEFGAISPNLKYTFSNFSFKNLSQLASINYDMVVKGAKESAEAAKKPPNPFHELE, from the exons ATGTCGAGTGATCACAATGCCGAGGCGGGCAGGACCTTGAATCGCAACGCCGTTAATGATTCGCCGCTATCCTCCGACCATAATGATCCCCCTTCCATCGCGAAGCACATCCGCGACATTCCTCCAATCCCCTACCCTCCGGTGGAGGCGGACGACGGTGGTGGGAGAGGAGATCCGTTGATGATGGAGGGTAGGGTTCTCGGTCTGAATCAAATTAGGACTCGCAACACTACGCCGCCATGTAGGCTTTCGAATGCCATTTCCATGCCTATTGATTATGGAGACGGAGTCTATTCGCAGTCTGGTTTGTTATCCACTGCTGATCAATCTGCTGAAAATTTTCCTGAACAAg GCAAAAGGGTCCTATGGAATCAGGCTAATTCTTTAAATGTCCTATCACGCACTTGTTCGGGCTCGGAG GATTATCATGCAGCTTTTGTTAAGGAAATGAAATCTCCACGGTATCAAGCTATACTACGCGTCACAAATGGTCGCAAGAAAAGAGGACAAGATATTAGAAGTTTCTCTCATGAGCTCAATTCCAAAGGAGGCCGACCTATTCCATCCTGGAGATCTCGTGCTTTTGGACGAGTGGAG GAGATTATGGCCATCATTcattcaaaatttgataaattaaaggAAGAGGTAAACTCTGACTTGAGCATTTTTACTGGAGATATAGCTGGTATTATTGACAAGACCTCCGAATCCCATCTCCAATGGAGGAAAAATTTGGAAGATTTGTTGGTTATAGCTAGGGAATGTGCTAAAATGTCACCTAGTGACTTCTGGTTGAAGTGTGAGAAAATAGTTCAGAATCTAGATGACCGCAGGCAAGAGTTACCAATGGGCACCGTTAAACAAGCCCACACCCGCCTCTTATTCATACTCACTCGATGCACTCGGCTTGTGCAGTTCCAAAAAGAGAGTGGTTTTGAAGAACACATTCTGGCATCTCACAAACTCTGTGATCTTGCCCATGCAGAACGAATTGTTTGCCCTATTGGCCAAGACTTGAATCATTCACTGAGTGGGAAGGAAAGGAGAAGAAATAAGAAATCTCAGGGGCATGACCATATCAGTTCGACAATCAATCAATTCCATACTAAGGAAAATTTAAGTGTAGAGGTCCATATCAGTCCAACAATCAATCAATTCCATACTAAGGAAAATTTAAGAGTAGAGGTTACAGAGGAAAGCACTGTAAAGAATGTTGCTTCACCTTCAGGAAGTTGTAGAATGTCCTCTTGGAAGAAGCATCCTTGTGCATCTGAAAGAAAAGGTGAAGTCCATGACTCTGTTGACACCTCATCTTTTATTAAATCTGACCTCTTGCAACATAAAGAAGCAACTGACAAGACTTATCTGGATACTCCACTTTGCCACCCTGAAGTTTCAGAGGAAACCTCAAATGAAAGGAGAGTAACCTGGGGAGACTGGGATCAACATAGTATCTCTTATGAGGATTCATTTATCTGCCGCATATGTGAAGTTGAAATCCCTACTATATTTGTAGAACAACACTCAAGAATTTGTACAGTTGCTGATAGATGTGATTTAAAAGGTTTGACAGTAAATGAACGACTCCAAAGAGTTGCAGAAACTCTTGAGAAGATACTTGAATCATGGACACCGAAAAGCATTGACAATGAGTTGGGAAGTCCTGAGTTAGTAAGACTGTCCACTTTGACTTTGCCCAAAGAGTTGGATGAATTGTCACCAAAGCAGAATGGTCTGTCTTGTCAGTGCTCTGAAGACATGCTAAATTGCATCCATGAGTGCGACACTATTTCTGTTACAGATCTCAACAGTCTGTCTGAACTGCCTAGGAAGGATTCATCAGCTGGTACCTCAACACCTCGATCACCATTGCTGACACCAAGAACAAACCAGATGAAATTGCTGTTCAGTGGGCTCAAGATGATATCTGAATATGAAAGTTATCAACAG ATAAATAAGCTACTGCAAATTGCTCGATCTGTTGCTACCATAAACAACAATGATAGTTCTTTGGAATATTTGCTTGACCGTCTAGATGACCTAAAGTATGCCATTCAAGACAGAAAAGTCGATGCCCTTGTTGTGGAGACAATTGGAAGACGCATCGAAAAATTATTGCA AGAGAAATACGTTCTACTTTATGGACATATTGAAGATGAAAAATCAGATGCAACAAATAATGCAGCTGATGAGGAAAGTTCAACGGATGAGGATACGGTACGCAGTTTGCGTGCAAGTCCTATGAACCAATGCTCTAAGGATCGAACATCTATTGAAGATTTTGAGATAATAAAGCCAATCAGCAGGGGTGCTTTTGGGCGAGTATTCTTGGCTAAAAAACGGGCCACTGGTGATTTATTTGCAATAAAG GTTTTGAGAAAAGCTGACATGATACGCAAAAATGCTGTGGAGAGTATATTGGCCGAACGTGATATCTTAATATCAGTTCGCAATCCATTTGTG GTCCGGTTTTTCTACTCTTTCACATGCAGGGAAAATCTTTATCTTGTCATGGAATACCTAAATGGTGGAGATATTTTCTCTTTGCTGAGAAATCTTGGCTGCTTTGAAGAAGATATGGCTCGCGTATATATTGCTGAAGTT ATTCTTGCTTTGGAATATCTCCATTCCTTAAATATTATTCATAGAGATCTGAAGCCAGATAATTTGTTGATAGGTCCAGAAGGTCACATCAAG TTGACAGATTTTGGACTCTCCAAGGCAGGTCTTATCAATAGCACTGATTACTTGTCACACCCATCAAGTTCCACATTTCTTGAGGATGATAAACCAAAACTGCAATCATCACTTAAAAGAGAACAGAGGCAAAAGAATTCAGTTGTTGGAACCCCAGATTATTTGGCACCTGAGATACTCCTTGGTATGGAACATG GTGCAACAGCTGACTGGTGGTCTGTTGGTATAATTATGTTTGAGCTCCTTGTTGGTATTCCACCTTTCAATGCAGAACAGCCTCAG CAAATTTTTAACAATATCATGAATAGAGACATACCTTGGCCTAAGGTACCAGAGGAAATGAGCTTTGAAGCATATGATTTGATTAACAA GTTGTTGTCTGAAAGCCCTGTAAAAAGATTAGGTGCATGTGGGGCCGGAGAG GTAAAACAACATACATTTTTTAAGAACATCAACTGGGACACATTGGCAAGGCGAAAG GCTGCATTCATACCAGCTGCTGAACCACATGATACTAGTTATTTTATGAGCCGTTACATTTGGAATCCAGAAGATGAAGATTTTAATGTCTGTAGCGAGTTTGATGAGACAAGTGAGGCAGGGAGTATTTCATGCAGCAGCAGTTCTTATAGCAATTATCAGGATGATGAG GGGGAGGAATTTGGATATTTTGCAGAGTTTGGTGCTATATCCCCTAACTTGAAATATACTTTCAGTAATTTTTCATTCAAG AACTTGTCACAACTGGCTTCGATCAACTATGATATGGTTGTAAAGGGTGCTAAAGAATCAGCTGAAGCTGCCAAGAAGCCACCCAATCCATTCCATGAACTTGAATGA